A region of Fimbriimonadaceae bacterium DNA encodes the following proteins:
- the carH gene encoding HTH-type transcriptional repressor CarH, giving the protein MQFPIRNVSQITGLSSHTIRAWERRYSAVTPERSGTNRRLYRQGEVERLKLLHRAVSAGFSIGSVAKLSDQALQELLGGPAIDDTSEGSLLEQCRGAVRDLDGKALESVLVMVSTKSGMRAALHDLILPLLDWIDTEWARGKLTISQEHLASAVIRTFLEKVRSGLPVSTIAPRIVVTTPANQIHEIGALLVGITASMASWQVIYLGPNLPASEIVDASHRSGAAAVALSLVFPTDDERIGEELRTIRKGLKPSVILFVGGRAAPHYQRELAEVNAILVPSLAALEDRLAGLRPN; this is encoded by the coding sequence GTGCAGTTCCCGATTCGTAACGTGTCGCAGATCACGGGATTGAGCTCCCACACGATTCGGGCTTGGGAGCGCCGATACAGCGCCGTGACCCCGGAGCGATCCGGCACGAATCGGCGGCTCTACCGCCAAGGAGAGGTTGAGCGCCTCAAGCTGCTCCACCGTGCGGTTTCAGCGGGCTTCAGTATTGGCAGCGTCGCCAAGCTCTCAGACCAAGCACTCCAAGAGTTGCTTGGCGGCCCTGCAATCGACGACACGTCCGAAGGCAGTCTCCTCGAACAGTGCCGAGGTGCCGTGCGCGACCTCGACGGCAAGGCGCTTGAGTCCGTACTCGTCATGGTATCGACGAAGTCCGGGATGCGAGCGGCGTTGCACGATCTCATCCTGCCCCTGCTGGATTGGATCGACACGGAATGGGCGCGAGGAAAGCTAACGATCAGCCAAGAACACCTTGCATCGGCGGTGATTCGAACCTTCCTGGAGAAAGTGCGGAGCGGCCTTCCAGTATCCACAATCGCCCCGCGAATCGTTGTCACAACGCCGGCAAACCAGATTCACGAGATCGGTGCTCTGTTGGTTGGCATCACTGCATCCATGGCATCGTGGCAGGTCATCTACCTCGGACCAAACCTACCCGCGAGCGAGATTGTCGATGCCTCCCATAGGTCCGGAGCAGCTGCCGTAGCGCTCAGCCTGGTGTTTCCGACCGACGACGAACGCATTGGTGAGGAGTTGCGCACGATCCGCAAGGGCCTCAAACCGTCCGTGATTCTGTTCGTGGGTGGCCGGGCCGCGCCACACTACCAGCGGGAGCTGGCCGAAGTGAACGCGATCCTCGTTCCAAGTCTCGCGGCCCTTGAGGATCGTCTGGCCGGGCTTCGACCCAACTAA